TTGGAATTCCAGTCTCCGTCCATGCTGAGAAGTTCTACGGCACGTGAGTATAGCAARTGCCCTTATTATCKCTGCTCTGGTTAGAAGCTGCCCTTGGGCCCAGATCTTTAGTGGGGATATGTAAAACTGACCTTAGAACAGTGTTtaggggcaacttcatcctactACCTTTCTTTAATTAAGATGTGTCATCATGATGTAAGTGTGAGCATTGYGACTCCACTTTGTCAATGTCTAGTTAATGTGCTGCATATAGGTGAAGATAATGCCCTCTAGACATGAAGATGAGCCTCTGCCTTTCAGGTCTCCCAGAGATCACGTCTGCAACGGGCTGAATTATAGCGGTCTAGATTACACCTGCTGTGAAGGAGTACGGCATAAAGGGGCGGGGCTGTCCTGCTGTGGAAAAAGGGCCTTCGGCCTCACCCAGGCTTCCTGTTGTACCTATTCACTCAAACCTGGTAACTGGGTTAAAATCATTTTTTTCAGCACCTCCTGATTTTGAATTTATATGCTGTGTGGGTGTTTATCTGTGATTCAACCGTTGCAGGTCAGTTAACTCTGAATGTGAGCCAGCTGGTGTCAGATTGCTGTGGGTTGAGGGCCTATGACCCACTCAACCAACTGTGTTGTGACTCACGGATCCTAACCAGGACCCAACCTCATGCCAAGTGTTGTGGAAAAGGTCAGTGAGGTCCGGTCTATTGACATCTTTTCTGTCATCATCATTGATgatgtatttgtgtttgttttattCTTCACAAAGGCATAAACAGAGGTGGTGTTGTAGTGTTTATTTTAGACTTGGCTCTCAAACTGTCCTGTAGAGGTTTGTCTACTTCGAAAGCTGTTTGGGAGATGTTTCCCAATTCTCTCATGCTGACTCCCTGTGACAACATCCTTTCCCACCTGCACTTCACGGCTTCTATGTTCACTCCCTCCCCTTCACAATGTCAAGCTTGTAACACTTGAGCACCTGAAAGCACTTCTGTGCTTCAAACAGTACATCTCATCAATTGTTATTACCTGTCCCACAGACCTCTACGATGAAGACCACCAGCTTTGCTGTGGAAATGTCGAAGGAAGGAAGGTCCTGACTAAAATGTCCAGCCACCACCGATGCTGTGGAGACCACCAGTTTGACCATCGAAGCCACTGCTGCTGCTCTGAAACACTATCCCCAGAGCCTCTCAATGCAAGCTGCTGTGCATCAAGTTCTAATGTTAGTAAAAGGCAAACTACTAGTTTTGTATGGCTGTAATGAAACTTCACATTATGATAGTTTGTCATCTTTGTGtattttgttctctttttttttcagTACAGGGGAATTGATGCGAGTTCTCCAAACTGGTAAGGTTGCCTTTGGACTTGAACCATATAATTAACAGTCAggttttaaaaataatatatttgatgTCTAATGGCTCAATGCCACAGTGGGTTTGGCATccattttaaaacacacacaaaaacacacactacaggttagcttttctgaatgttctttaATAGATTTCAAGGAGTGGTGGAATAATTAGAAAGATGATGATGGATGATGTTTAAACAAATAGTTAACTATGCTCGCCtgtgtgtatttgtatacatATACACTGGTATGTTTATGGTCTGTTTACGTGTGTCtttatgtgcatgtgtttgtattGCATctaattgtgtgtgtctgtttccccACATTCCTCCAGTATGCCAGGGGAGAGGCCAGAGGGTTGCTGTGTGAACCCTACATCTCGCCAGGGGCAGCCTCACTCCCACCACCTGATCTCTGCGGGAAAACGCAGCCACACCACAGGTAAGACACCATAAAGTGTCCtactagtgtgtttgtgtgcacgcgcgtgtgtgtgtttggggggcaGGTCATTTTTGGCTGGGTCCCAGAGCACGTCTCCCTGGCCGCTTATTTACTGATGGTATCTTCGAGCTGGAatctggggaaacactgaacCTACCGCAGATAACGAGGAGAGGAGTTTTTTCCCACTTTATttgactgtttaaaaaaaatctttgtatGGTCTTTATTCTTTATAAACATATAAGACAGAGAAGCACACGCAATGGAGAAATTGGAAATGCATTCACTGAGACTTCAATAATATATGTGTCTATGTATTTATatgaatttatatatatatgtatttatatataagtCCATAATGCACCAAATACAGTATGTAGGTGAAAGAGGAGTCTATTTTCTAACAGATGACCAGTTTTGTTCAGCAGTCATCACACTGTATTGTAAGGATGTTGATTTTaccgtatgtacagtatatgatgacAGGTTAGAAAGATGGCTTACAATTCTTGATCTAATCATCACCTCCATCACCATCTCTGTCCTYCCTCCTTCCCATCTCTCTAACCAGGTGTCTACAATGGTGCAGGCTGTGGCTCTCAGGTTTACAATCCAGACATCAAAATCTGCTGTGCCGGGAAGCTGTCCAATAGGGTGCTTGGGAAAAACCTGGTGAGTCCATTAACCCACAGACCTTAGGCCTACAGCTAAAGCCTAGTTCATTGAACGTCCTCCGCTACATTAAAATGAGTTCTCCTCATCTCAGTCAAATTGAAGTTAAACAGCTAAATCATCCATCTGTCTGTTGAGTTGCTGTTGGTCAAGGCATGAAGACAATGCTGTACACTACAGGGATGTACTCtgtgtattttttaaatggtcaaaatAAACTAAAAGCGGCATTACTAAGGACAAGGCCTGAAATATGATGTTGTCCACAGACCCATTCAGTTTGCTCAGAATGTTCTAGACGGCCCAGGTTGGAAGTGGTTGTTTATACTCCAGCCAATGTTCTAGCAGTGCTGTTTTGATTAAAAGTCTATTCAGGAAGAAAATTCTGCCCCATGATTTGCATAACAAGGGATCTATTTTATGATTTGTGTGAATTTAGGGAATGTTACTATGCTATGGTGTGTTTGCTATGAAATTGTCTTGTATTAATTGTCTGTATTTGTGTCTATTATTCATGTTTTGTGTTGGTTGATACcctgctgactgtgtgtgtgtgtctctcccccaTGCTGTGGTACAACTCCATATGGTGTAGTGGACCGAGGGGTCTGTGCTGTAACCAACGTTGCACCGTGGGGTGGAGCTGGGCACCAGTGCTCCCCAGGTGGCCACTTGTATCTGCCCATCTGTGAAATGGTGTTGTGAGTCACGCGTTCATCTCGATGATCCAGGCAAACACTGCTGTGGAGAAACAGATACCCCAGGATGAAATCAGCTGCAACGACACAAGTGAGTTGCTCTTTAGGGTGAAACTGGTAGGTATTCGAACCTAGCCAGGGCAGTTTATCCCAAAGACGTGAGGTGGGGTTATCACTCTTGCTCAAGCCCAGTTTCAGAGTGCC
The genomic region above belongs to Salvelinus sp. IW2-2015 linkage group LG4p, ASM291031v2, whole genome shotgun sequence and contains:
- the LOC111957303 gene encoding galaxin-like, which codes for MEGNTMTTPLLMFVLLTLPCYSAHGQVNPFGIPVSVHAEKFYGTSPRDHVCNGLNYSGLDYTCCEGVRHKGAGLSCCGKRAFGLTQASCCTYSLKPGQLTLNVSQLVSDCCGLRAYDPLNQLCCDSRILTRTQPHAKCCGKDLYDEDHQLCCGNVEGRKVLTKMSSHHRCCGDHQFDHRSHCCCSETLSPEPLNASCCASSSNYRGIDASSPNCMPGERPEGCCVNPTSRQGQPHSHHLISAGKRSHTTGVYNGAGCGSQVYNPDIKICCAGKLSNRVLGKNLANTAVEKQIPQDEISCNDTTTPDNE